One window from the genome of Atribacteraceae bacterium encodes:
- a CDS encoding class II fructose-bisphosphate aldolase — protein MPLVTSRTLIDLAEKHNCAIPAFNTPHLEFMMWVLSKAEALRSPVMIQVAPVEHRYTDIRALSASLSALSARYTVPFSLHLDHAHQYPEIVEAIQSGFSSVMIDASRYSFEENVCLTRRVVEVAHTVNILVEGEIGRVGGLEGDESWENEESGDSYYTTTEEAVQFVRETGVDSLAVAVGTRHGLYSGESPTLNIQRVREIREGTAIPLVLHGGSGTPVEQLQLACRSGVRKINFSTILRVAFLRGLQGYLTQDNGEFFLPKIFEAASREVVRDVQECFDSCLSAGIA, from the coding sequence TTGCCCTTGGTTACATCGCGAACACTGATCGACCTAGCCGAAAAACATAACTGTGCCATCCCCGCTTTCAATACCCCGCACCTGGAATTCATGATGTGGGTATTGAGCAAGGCGGAGGCTCTCCGTTCTCCGGTCATGATCCAGGTTGCCCCGGTGGAACACCGGTATACAGACATCCGGGCTCTGTCCGCAAGCCTCTCGGCCCTAAGCGCTCGCTATACGGTTCCCTTTTCTCTCCATCTGGACCATGCGCACCAATACCCGGAAATCGTGGAAGCGATCCAATCCGGTTTTTCTTCGGTGATGATCGATGCGTCCCGGTATTCTTTCGAAGAGAATGTTTGTCTCACTCGACGAGTCGTCGAGGTCGCCCACACCGTCAATATATTGGTCGAAGGAGAAATCGGACGGGTCGGAGGTTTGGAGGGAGACGAAAGTTGGGAAAACGAAGAATCGGGTGATTCTTATTACACCACGACTGAAGAAGCGGTCCAGTTTGTCCGGGAAACCGGAGTGGACAGCCTGGCTGTAGCGGTCGGCACCCGGCACGGTCTCTATTCCGGAGAATCTCCGACCCTGAATATACAGCGGGTCCGGGAAATTCGTGAAGGGACGGCTATTCCCCTGGTGTTACACGGCGGGAGCGGTACGCCGGTTGAACAACTGCAACTGGCTTGCCGTTCCGGAGTACGAAAAATCAATTTCAGCACTATATTGCGGGTTGCCTTTCTCCGGGGTCTCCAGGGATACCTGACCCAGGATAACGGGGAGTTTTTTCTACCCAAAATATTTGAGGCGGCTTCCCGGGAGGTTGTCCGGGATGTTCAGGAATGCTTCGACTCCTGCCTGTCGGCGGGGATCGCCTGA
- a CDS encoding pyridoxal phosphate-dependent aminotransferase yields the protein MAITQRVREIEESATLAIAARARELKRSGVDVVSFSAGEPDFDTPTLIKEAAQKAIDRGETKYTATSGILELKEAICRHFREKKNVDYLPQEIIVSCGAKHSLYNAIMTLCEPGDEVLLPRPFWVTYLEQIKLAGGKPVILDCHPEALTVSAETIEKAITDRTTLLVLNNPVNPSGVVWPEKELLRILDLAIRHEFTVISDEIYDSLTYDGVEVACFAALNPEARQRTVVVNGVSKAYAMTGWRIGYAAGPREVIQAMGRLQDHMTSNPTSISQFAALAALNCPDSIVKDMVTAFDRRRKLMISYLSRLPDVRFPLPQGAFYVFTDFSSYLALQGASGPIGNSQRLTEILLEQAEIACVPGSAFGMEGYLRFSYATSEENIHKGMERLTKFLRNLT from the coding sequence GTGGCTATAACCCAGCGGGTCCGGGAAATCGAAGAATCGGCGACACTGGCGATCGCTGCGCGGGCCCGGGAACTGAAACGTTCGGGGGTCGATGTTGTTTCGTTCAGTGCCGGTGAACCGGACTTCGACACCCCAACGCTCATCAAGGAGGCCGCTCAAAAAGCCATCGACCGGGGAGAGACCAAGTATACGGCGACCAGCGGCATCCTCGAACTGAAAGAGGCCATTTGCCGCCATTTCCGGGAGAAAAAAAACGTCGATTACCTCCCGCAGGAAATCATTGTTTCCTGTGGCGCCAAACATTCCCTATACAACGCGATAATGACTCTTTGTGAACCAGGTGACGAAGTTCTCTTACCCCGGCCGTTCTGGGTCACCTACCTGGAACAGATCAAGCTGGCTGGAGGAAAACCGGTGATCCTGGACTGCCATCCGGAAGCTTTGACCGTCTCGGCGGAGACGATCGAAAAGGCCATTACCGACCGGACCACCCTGCTCGTCCTGAACAATCCGGTCAACCCCAGCGGTGTAGTCTGGCCAGAGAAAGAGCTCTTGCGCATTCTCGATTTGGCCATCAGGCACGAATTCACGGTCATCTCCGATGAAATCTATGACAGCCTGACCTATGATGGAGTTGAAGTCGCCTGTTTTGCCGCTCTTAACCCGGAAGCCCGACAAAGAACCGTCGTGGTCAACGGTGTTTCGAAAGCCTATGCCATGACCGGCTGGCGAATCGGCTATGCCGCAGGTCCCCGGGAAGTCATCCAGGCCATGGGAAGGCTCCAGGATCATATGACCTCCAACCCGACCTCCATCAGCCAGTTCGCCGCCCTGGCCGCCCTCAATTGCCCGGACTCGATCGTTAAGGACATGGTGACGGCGTTTGACCGCCGCCGGAAGCTTATGATCTCTTATTTATCCAGGCTGCCCGATGTCCGTTTTCCGCTTCCGCAAGGCGCCTTTTACGTCTTTACCGATTTTTCCTCCTACCTGGCTCTCCAGGGGGCAAGCGGTCCGATCGGGAACTCACAACGATTGACGGAGATTCTCCTGGAACAGGCAGAAATAGCCTGTGTTCCTGGAAGCGCGTTTGGAATGGAAGGGTACTTGCGTTTCTCCTATGCCACCTCAGAAGAGAACATCCACAAGGGTATGGAACGCTTGACCAAATTTTTACGTAATCTTACCTAA
- a CDS encoding sugar phosphate isomerase/epimerase, protein MKIGVFMVLLQNQPFDQALDYVKSIGVQAVEIGTGGYPGKAHCDPERLLADAGIFSRFRDAVFSRELELSALSCHGNPVHPDPALAQAHHKDFEKTVLLAEKLGVKTVITFSGCPGDSEQAKYPNWVTCPWPNDFQEIVKWQWENKIIPYWKDAARFAGDHGVRVALEMHPGFSVYNPETLLCLRLEAGEAIGANFDPSHLFWQGMDPIRALRRLEGAIFHVHAKDTKIDPINSLVNGNLDTKPYTEEMHRAWIFRTVGYGHGAGFWKDLVSNLRIIGYEGALSIEHEDSLMSVKEGLEKAVAFLRSVVITEEHGEAWWT, encoded by the coding sequence TTGAAAATTGGTGTATTCATGGTGTTACTGCAGAACCAGCCTTTCGACCAGGCGCTCGATTATGTCAAAAGCATCGGAGTTCAGGCGGTGGAGATTGGAACCGGCGGTTATCCGGGAAAGGCACACTGTGATCCAGAAAGGCTCTTGGCCGATGCGGGCATCTTCTCCCGTTTTCGTGATGCGGTTTTTTCCCGGGAGCTCGAACTCAGTGCTCTGAGTTGTCACGGAAACCCCGTACATCCTGATCCCGCGCTGGCCCAGGCCCACCATAAGGATTTCGAAAAAACGGTATTGCTGGCCGAGAAGCTCGGGGTCAAAACGGTGATCACCTTCTCCGGATGCCCGGGCGATTCGGAACAGGCAAAATACCCCAACTGGGTGACCTGTCCGTGGCCGAACGATTTTCAGGAGATCGTCAAATGGCAGTGGGAAAATAAAATCATTCCCTATTGGAAGGATGCTGCCCGGTTCGCCGGCGATCACGGTGTCCGGGTCGCCCTGGAAATGCACCCCGGTTTTTCCGTGTACAATCCGGAAACCCTTTTGTGTCTGCGCTTGGAAGCCGGTGAGGCAATCGGGGCCAACTTCGATCCCAGCCACCTGTTCTGGCAGGGTATGGATCCTATCCGGGCCCTGCGGCGACTGGAGGGAGCGATCTTTCATGTCCACGCCAAGGACACCAAGATCGACCCGATCAATAGTCTGGTCAACGGCAACCTGGATACCAAACCGTATACCGAAGAAATGCACCGGGCCTGGATTTTCCGGACCGTCGGCTACGGGCACGGCGCCGGCTTCTGGAAGGATTTGGTCAGCAACCTGCGTATCATAGGATATGAGGGAGCGCTGTCGATCGAACATGAAGACTCGTTGATGTCGGTGAAGGAAGGATTGGAAAAAGCGGTTGCGTTTTTGAGAAGCGTGGTGATCACCGAAGAACATGGTGAGGCTTGGTGGACTTAG
- a CDS encoding pyridoxal phosphate-dependent aminotransferase codes for MVKASEYVCRLPRSGIRELMGMALCIQGAIHLEMGEPHFSTPPFVIERLQEFFSRGEVKYTPTIGIPSLREAIVRQLKSEKGWETDLEQVMILPGSLFGTVVVFRAMLEPGDDVLVPDPGFTNHFSQVELCGGRINRYFLRQENDYLPDFSEIRTSITPRTRIILVNSPSNPLGVVFPAQVMEEFARLSEEFNLLVVSDEAYEHYVYEGTHQPMFKFVPPERLVSIFSFSKTYALTGWRVAYMVVPVHLASHLMKVEEYLIACTSHIGQKAAEAALDMPRQLVLHMVASYDHNRRLALRLLDEGGYTYYRPRGGYYIWIDIREFGISSLEWCKTVLQKTCVALAPGDTFGQGGEGFARLSFCRREDEVTEGVRRLAKFRRECLS; via the coding sequence ATGGTCAAAGCTTCAGAATATGTTTGCCGGCTTCCCCGCTCCGGAATCCGGGAACTGATGGGTATGGCTTTGTGCATCCAGGGTGCGATTCACCTGGAAATGGGAGAACCGCACTTTTCCACCCCACCCTTCGTTATTGAACGCCTACAGGAATTCTTTAGCCGCGGGGAAGTCAAATATACTCCAACCATTGGCATTCCTTCTCTGCGGGAAGCGATTGTCAGGCAATTGAAGAGTGAAAAGGGATGGGAAACCGACTTGGAGCAGGTGATGATCCTTCCCGGTTCACTTTTTGGAACGGTGGTGGTTTTTCGGGCCATGCTGGAACCCGGTGACGATGTGCTGGTGCCCGATCCGGGATTCACCAACCACTTTTCTCAGGTGGAACTATGCGGTGGGCGGATCAACCGCTACTTTCTCCGCCAGGAAAATGACTATCTGCCTGATTTTTCCGAAATTCGAACCAGCATCACCCCCCGCACCCGGATCATTCTGGTCAATTCGCCCTCCAACCCTCTGGGGGTGGTCTTTCCGGCCCAGGTGATGGAAGAATTCGCCCGATTGTCCGAAGAATTCAATCTCCTGGTCGTTTCTGACGAGGCCTATGAACACTATGTCTATGAGGGAACCCACCAGCCGATGTTCAAATTCGTTCCCCCGGAACGGCTGGTCAGTATTTTTTCCTTTTCTAAGACCTATGCCTTGACTGGGTGGAGGGTGGCCTATATGGTGGTGCCGGTGCACCTGGCTTCACACCTGATGAAGGTCGAAGAATATCTTATCGCCTGCACCTCGCATATCGGTCAGAAGGCCGCCGAAGCCGCGCTGGACATGCCCCGGCAACTGGTTCTCCATATGGTGGCTTCCTATGACCACAACCGGCGCCTGGCCCTTCGGCTTCTCGACGAAGGCGGGTATACCTATTACCGGCCTCGGGGGGGGTACTATATCTGGATCGATATCCGGGAGTTTGGGATAAGTTCTCTGGAGTGGTGTAAGACCGTCCTACAGAAAACCTGTGTCGCCCTGGCCCCTGGCGATACTTTCGGTCAAGGCGGGGAAGGGTTTGCCCGTTTGTCTTTCTGCCGGCGGGAAGACGAGGTTACCGAAGGGGTCCGGCGGCTGGCGAAATTCCGCAGGGAGTGCCTTTCATGA
- the pdxA gene encoding 4-hydroxythreonine-4-phosphate dehydrogenase PdxA: MNIPVVALTMGDPNGIGPEIIVKTLRSWDFPAKPLVIGDRMVLREAERLTGPAISWEEGDWNRESLAPAYIDISDKTPHLLEWGTVRASAGLSAFQSIKKAIELAREGLVDAISTAPINKEALHQAEVPFIGHTEIFQELTGSDRALTMFQVKDLRVFFLTRHLSLSRAIEEVRREPVIRFLKDMYGYLRRLGLAAPRIAVAALNPHAGEGGLIGREEQDELEPAVAEARRHGMEVSGPYPADSIFWFAYQGKYDAVLSLYHDQGHIATKCIDFYGTVSVTLGLPFIRTSPDHGTAFDLAGKGTANEHSMKEACRWASRYALSYRESL, translated from the coding sequence ATGAACATACCGGTCGTAGCCCTCACGATGGGAGACCCAAACGGCATCGGGCCGGAAATCATCGTGAAAACCTTACGCTCCTGGGACTTCCCGGCGAAACCTCTGGTTATTGGTGACCGTATGGTGCTTCGGGAAGCGGAGCGTTTAACCGGACCGGCCATTTCCTGGGAAGAAGGGGATTGGAACAGAGAATCCCTGGCTCCAGCCTATATCGATATTTCCGATAAGACGCCGCACCTGTTGGAATGGGGGACCGTGCGGGCCTCGGCTGGGCTCTCTGCTTTCCAGTCCATTAAAAAAGCGATCGAACTGGCCCGGGAAGGACTGGTCGATGCGATTTCCACTGCGCCGATCAACAAGGAGGCTCTTCACCAAGCGGAGGTGCCCTTTATCGGACATACCGAAATATTCCAGGAACTGACCGGCAGCGACCGGGCATTGACCATGTTCCAGGTCAAAGACCTGCGGGTATTCTTTCTCACCCGTCATCTCTCTCTATCCCGAGCCATCGAGGAGGTCCGCCGTGAACCGGTGATCCGGTTTCTAAAAGACATGTACGGTTATCTACGCCGTTTGGGTCTGGCCGCACCCCGGATTGCCGTTGCGGCCCTCAACCCCCATGCCGGAGAAGGAGGGTTGATCGGTAGGGAAGAACAAGACGAGTTGGAGCCGGCTGTGGCGGAAGCCCGCCGCCACGGGATGGAGGTCAGCGGACCGTATCCCGCCGATTCGATTTTCTGGTTCGCTTACCAGGGGAAATACGACGCGGTACTCTCTCTTTATCATGACCAGGGGCATATCGCCACCAAGTGTATCGATTTTTACGGCACGGTCAGCGTAACCCTGGGACTGCCCTTCATCCGGACCTCTCCTGACCACGGAACGGCGTTTGATCTGGCGGGGAAGGGAACGGCCAACGAGCATAGCATGAAAGAAGCCTGCCGCTGGGCCAGCCGGTACGCCCTGAGTTACCGGGAGAGTCTTTAG
- a CDS encoding ribonuclease H-like domain-containing protein, whose translation MLRRTFCHIPGIGDKIEQRVWKEGILSWSDALWNTAFQACLPRGLTGLAEGALLRSQEHLENGNIHFFRSNLRHFYRWRLFPDFREKTVFLDIETTGIPPPDDRITLITLFDGYKIKIYIQGINLGDFANDIMQYQVIITFNGKCFDIPFIERDLDIRLPQVHLDLRFILKSLGLSGGLKICEKAIGIDRGDLAGVDGFTAVLLWQKYQEGCGEALETLIAYNVEDTVNLEKLMVYAYNRKVKDLEFSDLILPEPHKRIILPYTINREILNEIFHERLRRYGKRTWELVDG comes from the coding sequence ATGCTCCGGCGCACATTTTGTCACATTCCCGGTATTGGAGACAAAATCGAACAACGAGTCTGGAAGGAAGGGATCCTTTCCTGGTCCGACGCCCTGTGGAACACCGCTTTCCAGGCTTGTCTTCCCCGCGGCTTGACCGGCCTAGCCGAAGGCGCCCTTCTCCGGTCCCAGGAGCACCTTGAAAACGGGAACATCCACTTCTTTCGGTCGAATCTCCGTCATTTCTACCGCTGGCGGCTCTTTCCCGATTTTCGGGAAAAAACCGTTTTTCTGGATATCGAAACGACCGGCATACCCCCACCGGATGATCGTATCACTCTAATCACCCTCTTCGACGGCTATAAAATAAAAATCTACATACAGGGAATCAATTTAGGGGACTTTGCCAATGACATCATGCAATACCAGGTCATCATTACTTTCAACGGCAAATGTTTCGATATACCGTTCATAGAGAGAGACCTGGATATACGGCTACCCCAAGTGCACCTCGACTTACGCTTTATCCTGAAAAGCCTCGGATTATCGGGAGGATTGAAGATCTGCGAAAAGGCCATCGGAATCGACCGGGGAGACCTGGCTGGAGTGGATGGCTTCACCGCCGTGTTGCTTTGGCAAAAATACCAGGAAGGGTGCGGCGAGGCCCTGGAAACCCTCATCGCCTATAACGTGGAAGACACGGTTAACCTGGAAAAACTAATGGTTTATGCTTATAACCGGAAAGTGAAGGATCTGGAATTTTCTGACCTGATTCTACCCGAACCTCATAAACGGATAATTCTACCCTATACGATCAACCGGGAAATTCTCAACGAAATCTTCCACGAAAGACTGCGCCGATACGGAAAAAGGACTTGGGAACTGGTCGACGGCTAA
- a CDS encoding ATP-dependent 6-phosphofructokinase: protein MKIRRIGILSGGGDCPGINAVIRGAVKKAILDYDLEVLGILNGFEGLVEGKWRKLFYKDVSGILALGGTILGASNKANPFRYPVREEGKIVFHDYSRKAIDNYHQMEIQALICIGGDGTFQISRDLMNAGLSIVGVPKTIDNDLNGTDLTFGFDTAVHVVTEAIDRLHTTAQSHHRVIVVEVMGRYAGWIALYGGIAGGGDVILIPEIPYDIDAVCRFINQRIDAGKTFSIVVVAEGAHPREGEMVVRQRVEESHDHIRLGGVSMLVSREIEERISLETRMVILGHLQRGGTPTAFDRVLATRFGTAAAEIAAHGQFGYFPALVGSSIVPLPLARGIEKLKTVPLDSEFLSVARSTGICLGE, encoded by the coding sequence TTGAAAATCCGTCGAATCGGGATCCTCAGCGGGGGAGGGGATTGTCCGGGCATCAACGCGGTGATTCGGGGGGCCGTTAAGAAGGCCATTCTCGACTATGACCTGGAAGTGCTGGGAATTTTGAACGGCTTTGAGGGCTTGGTGGAAGGCAAGTGGCGTAAGTTGTTTTATAAGGATGTCTCGGGTATTCTCGCTTTGGGAGGGACCATTCTTGGTGCTTCGAACAAGGCTAACCCCTTCCGCTACCCGGTCCGGGAGGAGGGAAAAATCGTTTTTCATGACTACTCCCGGAAAGCGATTGATAATTATCACCAGATGGAGATCCAGGCTCTGATCTGTATTGGAGGCGACGGCACCTTCCAGATCAGCCGGGACTTGATGAACGCGGGTCTTTCAATCGTCGGCGTCCCCAAAACCATAGACAACGACCTTAACGGCACCGACCTTACCTTCGGGTTCGATACGGCGGTCCATGTGGTGACCGAAGCGATCGACCGCCTGCATACTACCGCTCAATCCCATCATCGGGTCATCGTGGTGGAGGTGATGGGACGATACGCCGGGTGGATCGCTCTATACGGCGGAATCGCCGGTGGGGGCGACGTGATCCTGATTCCCGAAATTCCCTATGATATAGATGCCGTCTGCCGGTTTATCAATCAGCGGATCGATGCGGGAAAAACCTTCAGTATCGTTGTGGTCGCCGAAGGAGCGCATCCCCGGGAGGGAGAGATGGTCGTCCGCCAGCGAGTCGAGGAAAGTCATGACCATATCCGCCTGGGCGGTGTGAGTATGCTGGTCAGCCGGGAAATCGAGGAACGGATTTCTCTCGAAACCAGGATGGTCATCTTGGGGCATCTCCAGCGGGGTGGCACCCCTACGGCCTTCGACCGGGTCTTGGCCACCCGCTTCGGTACCGCAGCGGCGGAAATAGCGGCCCATGGTCAATTCGGCTATTTCCCCGCCCTGGTGGGCTCAAGTATTGTGCCTTTGCCCCTGGCGCGGGGCATTGAAAAACTGAAGACTGTTCCTCTGGATTCCGAGTTCTTGTCTGTCGCTCGCTCCACCGGGATCTGCCTGGGGGAATGA
- a CDS encoding inositol monophosphatase family protein, whose translation MVTDLTRRLETAISVARQCGALLVEKQGRIGRIEEKSSPIDLVTDVDKSVQEIIFSVLHAEFPGDGLWGEESGYRLEDFSSTWVVDPIDGTTNFIHGLPGYTVSIAYYREGKPVVGVIDSPTHRETFWALERGGAFLNGRPIQVTGEKRLHRALLGTGFPHDQNRCGIMMPVYSRILCRSQALRALGSAALGAASVASGRLEGYFQLGISFYDIAAGVCLIQEAGGVVSELTGASWTPESRTVLASNRVLREELLAEFSAFREQAWELNRIDRFGSMAEKPIEKPVSTHH comes from the coding sequence ATGGTGACTGATCTCACTCGGCGTCTGGAAACCGCTATCAGTGTAGCCCGGCAGTGTGGGGCCTTGCTGGTCGAGAAACAGGGACGCATTGGCCGCATCGAGGAGAAATCAAGTCCTATCGACCTGGTTACCGACGTCGATAAAAGCGTTCAGGAAATCATTTTTTCCGTTCTGCACGCTGAATTTCCCGGTGATGGGTTATGGGGGGAGGAAAGCGGATACCGGCTTGAGGATTTTTCCTCTACTTGGGTGGTGGATCCGATCGACGGGACCACCAATTTTATCCATGGACTTCCCGGATACACTGTGTCGATTGCCTACTACCGGGAGGGAAAGCCGGTGGTGGGAGTAATCGATTCACCGACGCATCGGGAAACCTTCTGGGCGCTGGAGAGAGGGGGTGCCTTTCTGAACGGTCGGCCAATCCAGGTGACCGGGGAGAAACGCCTTCACCGGGCGCTCCTGGGTACCGGTTTTCCGCATGACCAGAACCGTTGTGGGATCATGATGCCGGTATATTCCCGGATCCTTTGCCGCAGCCAGGCCCTGCGCGCCCTGGGGTCGGCTGCGCTGGGCGCCGCCTCGGTCGCGAGCGGGCGTCTGGAGGGATATTTCCAGCTGGGCATATCCTTTTACGACATCGCAGCTGGAGTTTGCCTGATCCAGGAAGCGGGAGGCGTGGTCAGTGAGTTGACCGGGGCCTCGTGGACGCCGGAAAGCCGGACGGTCCTGGCAAGTAATCGTGTTCTCCGGGAAGAACTGCTTGCTGAATTCAGTGCCTTTCGAGAACAAGCCTGGGAGTTGAACCGGATCGACCGGTTCGGAAGCATGGCGGAAAAACCGATTGAGAAACCGGTATCCACCCATCACTGA
- a CDS encoding YifB family Mg chelatase-like AAA ATPase — protein sequence MLARVMGVTTIGIDARLVEVEVDVGTGLPAFNIVGLPDTAVQEARERVRSAIKNSGFTFPARKITVNLAPASLKKSGSDFDLPIACGILSATEQISISPGKRVFMGELSLSGEIKPVKGVLPVAHTLGKERDGHALFVSRDNAREGAVAGGVDVYGFGTLVELCDVLEGKRAVEPVQVEVARWFTRVGEDEEDLREVKGQRHGKRALEIAAAGGHHLLFIGAPGSGKTMLARRLPSILPLLSLEEAIEVTKIHSVGGYLHDDRPLVTVRPVRSPHHTISDVALIGGGQWPRPGEISLAHHGVLFLDEVLEFRRNVLEALREPLEEGRITISRANSQATYPARFMLVLSCNPCPCGYLGDSKRPCTCSFPAVARYRGKLSGPLLDRIDLQVEIPRLEYSEIASENQEESSETVRKRVERARAIQNSRLRERSIRVNGDMKARHVKTHCRCDDKAKKFLERAMENLAMSARGYHRVLKVARTIADLAEMELIGIDQVAEAVQYRTLDRKLLDG from the coding sequence TTGCTCGCCAGGGTTATGGGAGTGACCACCATTGGGATCGATGCCCGGCTGGTGGAGGTTGAAGTCGATGTCGGAACCGGTTTGCCGGCGTTCAATATTGTCGGTTTGCCGGATACCGCCGTGCAGGAGGCGCGTGAGCGGGTCCGCAGCGCGATTAAAAACAGTGGATTCACCTTTCCGGCCAGGAAAATCACGGTCAATCTCGCGCCGGCATCTCTGAAAAAAAGCGGAAGCGATTTCGATTTACCGATTGCCTGCGGAATTCTCTCGGCTACCGAACAAATCTCCATCAGTCCCGGGAAAAGGGTTTTCATGGGGGAATTATCCTTATCTGGGGAAATCAAGCCCGTGAAAGGGGTTTTACCGGTCGCGCACACCTTGGGAAAAGAGAGGGATGGTCATGCGCTATTTGTAAGCCGGGACAACGCCCGCGAAGGGGCGGTCGCCGGAGGGGTGGACGTTTACGGCTTCGGGACACTGGTGGAGTTGTGTGATGTTCTGGAAGGAAAAAGAGCGGTCGAACCGGTCCAGGTGGAGGTGGCGCGCTGGTTCACCCGGGTGGGTGAAGATGAGGAGGACCTCCGGGAGGTCAAGGGGCAGCGGCACGGGAAACGAGCGCTGGAGATAGCTGCGGCCGGCGGCCATCATCTCTTGTTTATCGGTGCCCCGGGATCCGGAAAAACCATGCTGGCCCGGCGACTTCCCTCGATTCTTCCTCTCCTTTCCCTGGAGGAGGCGATCGAAGTAACTAAAATCCATTCAGTCGGTGGCTATTTACATGATGACCGGCCGCTGGTTACTGTCCGCCCGGTGCGTTCTCCACACCATACCATTTCCGATGTGGCTCTGATTGGTGGGGGACAATGGCCGAGACCCGGCGAGATCAGCCTTGCGCACCACGGGGTGCTTTTTCTCGACGAGGTCCTGGAGTTTCGCCGAAACGTTCTCGAAGCGTTGCGGGAGCCCCTGGAGGAAGGGAGAATCACCATTTCCCGGGCTAACTCTCAAGCCACCTATCCGGCCCGTTTCATGCTGGTGCTTTCCTGTAATCCTTGTCCCTGTGGCTATCTGGGAGACAGCAAACGCCCTTGCACCTGTTCTTTCCCAGCTGTTGCGCGATACCGGGGGAAACTCTCCGGGCCGCTATTGGACCGGATTGACCTCCAGGTGGAAATTCCTCGCTTGGAGTATAGCGAAATCGCCTCGGAGAACCAGGAAGAGAGTTCCGAAACAGTTCGAAAGCGGGTGGAAAGAGCCCGAGCGATTCAGAACTCCCGTCTGAGGGAGCGCAGCATCAGGGTTAATGGAGACATGAAGGCCCGCCATGTGAAAACCCATTGTCGGTGTGACGACAAGGCGAAGAAGTTTCTGGAAAGAGCCATGGAAAATCTGGCCATGAGCGCCCGGGGATATCACCGGGTTTTGAAGGTCGCCCGGACGATCGCCGATCTGGCCGAGATGGAA